TCCACGGGCACCTCTGAATTCTTTGTCCCGACAGTTCGAACATCAATGATTTGAAAGGATTCATCTGCTGGCGCAAATACCGCAAGATGCCTGGAGATAGTCTGGCCAATGGACATGGGTCCGAAGTTAATCTCTGTCGGATTCGTGATTTGGGGATTGGAAACATGGCCGCTTATGCGCAAATATGAACTGGGACAATCCAAATCGTTTGACGTCACATAAATTGAAGTGAAAAAGTCTCCACGATCATTGCTGAGATCTAGTACGGCTCGAAGTTGGGTCGTTTCACCAGGCTTTACAACCTTGCTGTCTATGCCAGCAGACGTGCATGAACATCCCACCTTTCCTAGCTCAAGGGTCAGACACTCGTTGCCAAGATTGCTAGCATTAAATGCGACTTCCAGTGACTTGCTGGGTTTCACAACTCCAAAGTCGACCGACGCAGTCTCCCAACTCAAACGCGGACCAATTCTTGAGTATTCAATCGCTGGACGCTTCAAGAGCAGAGCCTCGCCGTTCCACATTCGGGATAACTCATCCTGCGCAAGCAGGCGGGCGGTGTCTTCGGGATCGTAAACGTATACCTTACTCGGAATTACATCACTGACCTCCCTAGGGTCACAGGCTACGAAGTGATTTCCGTTCACCCAAAGCACTGCAGTTCCCTTGAATCGTACCAGCTCTTGCCATGTTGTTTCTCGCAACTCAGCATTCGCACCGAATTGTTCTGCTCTTGACTTCAATTCAGCAAAGGAATTCCCCTTGTCGCTTATTGTCATCAATGAAGCAATTTGGCGGAGATCCACTGGATAACCTATACGGCTCAGCGCGACCATAAGTGAACGAGGCCCGCAGAGTTTTTCGTGACTGTCCTGCTCTCCAAGTGATTGTGCATCCATTACGTTTTCTAACGGGTGATCGGCAGAACAAGATGCAAGCTGAAATACTACCCAAATAGCGATACAAATCGCACTGTGGGAAAGCACCACTTTAGGCCGATATTTACTACACCCATGTCGCACTTTTATTCCATCTCCGAGTCTGAATCGACTCATCTTCAAATGCTCAGTTGGCCGCCGAACGTTCCAATTGCAATTCGGGCGTCACATAGTCCGGCATCCGCTCTCCAATCCCGAGTTCCATAACTAGAGGGATTGACGGGTTTCGGTGGTCGATCAGCGTCGTTTGTCGGGCGTACGGGCCATAGGAATGCTCCAAAGCCTGCCGGAGAAGTTCGGCGTTCTCCGATGGCGCGATCGTCTCAAACGTTATCGTCACCGACTCACCTTCTTTCATGGAAGGGGTCCGCCAGCGGCCCCATTCCGGAATGAAGCGGCCCTCTGTGACGCGCGCGCCATGGTTCTCCATGTGCAGGAACGCGATCCCGGCACGTTCATCCTCCGCGCTCTGGTAGAAGGATGCGCTCCTTACCATCCAGTGCTTTTCGGGCTCTATGGTCAAGCGCCACCATCCGATCTGGGAATCTAACAGCCCCCTTCCGCTCCCACGGACATCGAGCGTTCCTTCGCCGACTTCGGAGACCGACTCTACCGCGTCGATGTGGGATGCGAACCCCCTGCCCATGGACCATAGCACCCTTTTCACCGGCTCGGAAAATGCCTGGCTGTCCCCGCTCTGAATGGAAACGATTGCCTGCTGTTTGTCCAGGGGTATGTCGTCTGCTCTCGCTGCGGTACTATTCGGGTCTGCCTTTATTTCCACAATGGTTGCCAGAACTTCCGTTACAAGGGTTGTGGTGCCTACATAGGCCATCCATTCCCTGGCATCGCCAACATGCGCGGGGAATTCCCGGGCTCTGCTCACAACCGCCACATACCCATTTCCCGCAGAGAATTGCCAGGTTCGCTCCAGTTCCGGACTGACTCGTGTTGAAAGTCTTTGATCCGTTCCGGAAACGCTCACGGAACTCGTATAGGCGGAATCAAAGTCGCGAAGTTGCGGGAGAATGTCACTCGGACGGTGGGGCTCACCTGCGCCGGCCTGTAGAGCGACTCCCGCCAGAATTAAGCCTGTCAATTGAACGTGAAACCTTGTCGAATTGCGCATGATTTGTGCCTCCGGATTTCAAACACCAAATCCTCGTTGCCGTTGCCAATTGAAGAGGAGCCTCGTGACAAGATATGGTTCGGTCCAGAACGCTCCATTGCTCGAGCACTTTCACTTCAAGAGAATTCTTTCTCCGCATCCGCAGGGAATTATGGAGAAACAACGCGGGTCTTTATCGCCGCCACCTTAGAATGGACTGCTGAGACCCAGGCGCGTCTCCCCAATAGACCGCATAGATGAGAATGTCGTTGAATTTTGGCGCGCCCCCTCTTTAACCGCAGACCACTCTGCCCAGTTGAGTTTCAACAGTAACATAGCTACCGCCATCGCAGTTCGCTCGTAGACATTTATATTCAATCGCGTAAGCGTTGCACCACAGTGGATCGTTAAAGGATACAACAGCAGGGTCGCATCCAGTAAATGAACCTTCGTACTGAATCTGGTACGTCATTATCTTGGAGGAATCTTGGCGCAAGACGCATGGAACCGGATTGGTTTGCTCTTCCACGGGACATCTGGCGTAGAGTTCGATGTTTAGGAGGCATTTCGTTGCGTCGCACAGCGTTAATGGATTCATGTTCGCATGATCGCATTCAGCTTGAACTTTTTCCGGGTGGATGAGTCCGCCAGAGTCGATACACTCCCCGCATCCGGTTTCGCCTCCTCGAAGGCGCTCTAAGTTGCCAACAGCCTTTTCACTCAATCGGTTTTCCGATGTTGTCAAACCGGTGAATCCTGAAATTGCGATTACAACGAGGGAGATACCATAGCAGAAATGGATTACTATCCGCTTTTTTGTTCCTCTAGGTATATTTGAGAACTCCATAATTTATACCTTTGAAAGTAGTTAAAGATACACACCACGACAGGTTTACTAATCTACAAGCCAGATGTCCAAAATACATGGAATCTGAGGCACATCTCCGTTGCTGGGGATTCATCGCTTCAAGAGGTCAAGTTAGTTCGTCTGCTTGGGGTGAGAAGAGGTATTGAATTTGCCCGTGTGAGAGCAAGCCGACATAGCCACTCACTTATATCACTGTATAGCGCGAGACTTTGTTTCTCGTGTACACTGTGCTGCCGTCCTTTTGAAAGGATAACTTAGATCGACCGTATTGTCAAGATAAATATTCGGCGGAGCCTGCGATGAAACCAGGGTGAATTCCCGATCCGGTTTTTCTGGATTTGCCTGGGCGATACGCGCGATTTGTCCCAAAATGGGATTGGAGGAAACGTGGCGCGGGCTGGAAACTGGGGCGCATTCCGCCGCCGCGCGCGGACATATTGCGCATTTCCAGACCTCGAAGACCCTCGATGTCGTTGTGGGCGAGGCCGGCGCTTCCTACGAATCGCTCGACCGCTGGACGCGCCGGATCTTCTTCCTGAAGCCGCACGCCGCCGTGATCCACGACGTGCTGGAGGCGCGGGAGCCGTCGGACTACCAGTGGCTCCTGCACGCCACGGGATCGTTCACGATCGACGAGGGCGGCGTGTTCTGGGAAGGCGAACAGGGCAGCGTCGACGTGGAATTCATCCACCCGCCGAAGCTCGCCATCTCGCAGACGAAGGAATACGACACGCCGCCGCATGAGTGGGCCAATTTCGACCTCGACGAGGTGCACCTGACCGCCGCGACCACCAAAAAGGCCGCGCGCCAGGAGTTCATCACGCTGATGACCTTCGACGACGCCCCGGTGGAGTTCAAGCACGAGCGCAAGAAGGAACAGACGACACTCGCCATCGCCCTGCCCGACCGTATCGTCGCGCTCCAACTGAGCCCGGACCGCTTCGAGGTGCGCGAGGAGTAGGCGGAGGGGCGGGCGCTGTCCGAATCGGCGCGGGTGTAATGGCCGTTGGTTCAGCGTTGCCGCGCGTCGCGGCGGCGGGCTGACCCCTGCGCATTGCGTTGTTGATTCGCTTAAGGGAATTCTCCGGGCGACCAGAATCCCAAGACGAGATACCCGTATAGGAGTGCGTGTGCCAGTAGCGGCGCGAGAAAGAGCGGGTAACGTGTGCTTTCAAATGCGAATTCCACGGGGTCTTCCCTTGCATCTCGCTCGAGGCGCTTCAGCCGACCGGCTGGGCTCTTCCAAGGGTGCGCGATCGGGGTCTGCGGTTTGGCAATTGTTTTGGCCGAATGCACTGTTGGCCGGCTTTCTTGCAGGTAAGGCCTACAGAATTCGCGAGACAAACCCCAGAAATACACAACCACAAAAATACCGCTGAATACTCCCAGACTATAGAGAAGATATGGAAGGGGGTTTTCCAGATCATAACGAATCGGATACTCGTAGGCGAGGAAAGTATAGAGAACCGCATGCCAGCATGCCGCCCAGAAGAACGCGGGAATGATCGAAAGAAGCGAGAACATAACGTTAAGCGCGATTACACGCCGTACTCGTTGGTTGGTTTCCGGTATAGGCATGGCTATCCAATTCAGCGGCCAACTGTTTCCACACGGTCCTGTCTGACCGA
Above is a window of Candidatus Hydrogenedentota bacterium DNA encoding:
- a CDS encoding DUF1573 domain-containing protein, with the protein product MDAQSLGEQDSHEKLCGPRSLMVALSRIGYPVDLRQIASLMTISDKGNSFAELKSRAEQFGANAELRETTWQELVRFKGTAVLWVNGNHFVACDPREVSDVIPSKVYVYDPEDTARLLAQDELSRMWNGEALLLKRPAIEYSRIGPRLSWETASVDFGVVKPSKSLEVAFNASNLGNECLTLELGKVGCSCTSAGIDSKVVKPGETTQLRAVLDLSNDRGDFFTSIYVTSNDLDCPSSYLRISGHVSNPQITNPTEINFGPMSIGQTISRHLAVFAPADESFQIIDVRTVGTKNSEVPVEAVTIKVRFGRNEPTRTGLPMATKRDWVIDLTATVESESVEGHLDAILEVMTSKNAGEQPIRVGINGEIVRDIQANPAVLLLGSSKLVAETSIRRRSGGEVEVTSIESFGLEGLYIEEILAGDSKAKKYKVTYKPTVPLSERGSGGLLFKTDDERSVPVKVLYHP